In Sphingobacterium sp. PCS056, the following proteins share a genomic window:
- a CDS encoding HlyD family secretion protein, with product MGKTNIIYVLLLIAIVGTLTALPFVHIPISISASGVIRPQTENSKIISLVSGRVVESRIQGNNQKVVEGDTLFVIVSKDLQNKLELNQHLEADYAQQIADLKLLLSSNYKGLRSGLYQMELVSMQQRMSEVQSQLTLAKRELDRNELLFKQGIIAQAEFDKSRYAYEQLENQMLSIEKQQMAQWSAKLIELQQKHQSTASERHAIYIDGENYIVRAPLSGTVINLKGFQKGSQIIQGQDILEISPEDNLVAECMVPANAIGYIKDKQVVKFQMDTYNYNQWGFLTGSVKDIDYNLVSDQKNAAFFKVRCHMDANYLSLPNGNKVMVGKGNTFNARFFLVDRTLWQLLFDRADDLFNPNLGNKNS from the coding sequence TATCGCGATTGTCGGTACGCTTACGGCCTTACCATTTGTCCATATTCCGATTTCGATATCTGCATCGGGAGTGATTAGACCGCAAACTGAAAACAGCAAGATCATATCGCTGGTCAGTGGCCGTGTTGTCGAAAGTCGTATCCAGGGAAACAATCAGAAGGTGGTGGAGGGTGATACCTTATTTGTAATCGTATCAAAAGATCTACAGAATAAATTGGAGCTGAATCAGCATCTGGAGGCTGACTATGCACAGCAGATCGCAGATCTAAAGCTCCTCCTTTCTAGCAATTATAAGGGCTTGCGAAGTGGCTTGTATCAGATGGAACTTGTCTCGATGCAGCAACGGATGTCGGAAGTGCAATCGCAACTGACCTTAGCTAAACGTGAATTGGATCGTAATGAACTGTTGTTTAAACAAGGTATCATAGCGCAGGCAGAATTTGATAAAAGTAGATATGCGTATGAACAATTGGAAAATCAAATGCTATCCATCGAGAAACAGCAGATGGCGCAATGGAGTGCCAAGTTGATCGAGCTGCAACAAAAACATCAATCTACAGCTTCGGAGCGCCATGCGATTTATATCGATGGTGAAAATTATATCGTCCGGGCTCCGCTTAGTGGTACGGTGATTAATTTGAAGGGTTTCCAAAAAGGAAGTCAAATTATACAGGGACAGGATATATTGGAAATATCACCAGAAGATAATCTGGTGGCTGAATGTATGGTGCCTGCAAATGCCATTGGCTATATCAAAGATAAGCAAGTGGTCAAATTTCAGATGGATACTTACAATTACAATCAATGGGGTTTCTTAACAGGATCTGTGAAAGACATTGATTATAATCTGGTCTCTGATCAGAAGAATGCTGCCTTCTTCAAAGTTCGCTGTCATATGGATGCCAATTATCTGAGTTTGCCAAACGGCAACAAAGTGATGGTCGGTAAAGGCAATACTTTTAATGCTCGTTTTTTTCTGGTGGACCGTACGCTCTGGCAATTGCTTTTTGATCGGGCTGATGATCTTTTTAACCCCAATCTGGGAAATAAAAACTCTTGA
- a CDS encoding DUF3267 domain-containing protein, which produces MMSRILSETEKEEFTIKEKDASNLILKLVFPISLMLFICYYAIWKHQFEIENIRHHVHGMSAVDLSLYCLYIVISILFGIVLHELLHGLTWVLCSNIGGFKSIKFGIIKETLTPYCHCKAPLKRNSYILGIIMPAIVLGLVPILIGLSIGNILIYFFGYIFILVAMGDFMITYYLLKHVSKSCSVQDHHSKIGFFIFKKV; this is translated from the coding sequence ATGATGAGTCGTATTTTAAGTGAAACAGAGAAAGAGGAATTTACAATTAAAGAGAAAGATGCTAGTAATTTGATATTAAAATTGGTGTTCCCTATCAGTTTGATGCTATTTATATGCTATTACGCTATTTGGAAACATCAATTTGAAATTGAAAATATTCGACATCATGTACACGGTATGAGCGCAGTTGATCTAAGTTTATACTGTCTGTATATCGTTATTTCTATATTATTTGGAATTGTATTACATGAATTACTACATGGACTTACGTGGGTACTCTGTTCAAATATTGGTGGATTTAAATCAATAAAATTTGGAATTATAAAAGAAACATTAACACCTTACTGCCATTGTAAGGCTCCTCTAAAAAGAAATTCTTATATTTTAGGTATAATTATGCCGGCAATTGTTTTAGGACTAGTTCCGATTTTGATAGGCTTGTCTATAGGTAATATATTGATTTATTTTTTCGGTTATATTTTTATTTTAGTTGCAATGGGCGATTTTATGATTACTTATTATTTACTCAAACATGTTAGTAAATCGTGCAGTGTGCAGGACCATCATAGTAAAATTGGTTTCTTTATTTTTAAGAAGGTTTAA
- a CDS encoding class IIb bacteriocin, lactobin A/cerein 7B family, producing the protein MNNLELKSIGVQELDTNEMVNFEGGFLPAVAIGIIWGVQLGLSAVGVGMYLANKDK; encoded by the coding sequence ATGAATAACTTAGAATTAAAATCAATCGGTGTTCAGGAATTGGATACTAATGAGATGGTAAATTTTGAAGGGGGATTTTTACCAGCTGTTGCTATCGGAATCATTTGGGGAGTACAATTGGGATTGTCAGCTGTAGGAGTAGGTATGTATTTAGCAAATAAAGATAAATAA
- a CDS encoding TolC family protein produces MKKLLLIILVFSWTIGAAWAQKRWSLADCVAYAIDHNLPIKRQDILVAIKNLDQEMARRERLPAVGGYFNGYSTFGHSQDVFGTIRRNDNFNSNMGINAEVTLYQYNYLRNQAKKATLQSEQEELEKGILKRDLTLKVVQSYLEVLLSQALVQAQDSAINFSLQLLDKAEKSTAIGASAPAVVFEAKANLAREKQQFQQYHKEAQQAKLTLAQYMNYTDYHTLIVDDPVLEAEVFKTEVNRSTSDLIPAAFENNPVLAKLENQLLELEVEAKLIKAADYPMVKGSASLGTTYFNAFKVPNERLFFVQTKDNFAQQIAVAVTVPIFNKGKTKRQLQQLNLRKKEIGLLGDHEKQQQVQILEKLQLDWIESKQQYEISTEAFAATQESLAYSKLSFMAGKASIYDINTSKNNLIKSESEMIRARYNSLFSLLMLHYQVSGDIKFSNHIH; encoded by the coding sequence ATGAAAAAATTACTTCTCATCATACTCGTGTTCTCTTGGACAATAGGGGCGGCATGGGCTCAGAAGCGATGGTCTCTGGCGGACTGTGTGGCTTATGCGATCGATCATAATCTGCCAATAAAACGTCAGGATATTTTAGTGGCGATTAAAAATCTGGATCAGGAAATGGCGCGTAGGGAACGTTTGCCTGCTGTAGGTGGATATTTTAATGGGTACAGCACATTTGGTCACTCGCAAGATGTATTTGGCACGATCCGCCGCAATGATAACTTCAATAGCAATATGGGGATCAATGCGGAGGTCACGCTGTATCAATATAATTATCTGCGCAATCAGGCGAAGAAAGCAACGCTGCAATCGGAACAGGAGGAACTGGAAAAGGGAATTTTAAAAAGGGATTTAACGCTTAAGGTCGTGCAAAGTTATTTGGAAGTGTTGCTGTCTCAGGCTTTAGTACAGGCGCAGGATTCGGCAATCAATTTTTCCTTGCAACTGCTTGATAAAGCGGAGAAAAGTACAGCTATAGGGGCATCTGCACCTGCGGTCGTATTTGAAGCCAAAGCGAATCTGGCAAGGGAAAAACAGCAATTTCAGCAGTATCACAAAGAAGCTCAGCAGGCAAAATTAACCTTGGCGCAGTATATGAATTATACGGATTATCATACGTTAATCGTAGACGACCCTGTGCTGGAAGCAGAGGTTTTTAAAACGGAGGTCAACAGGTCTACATCGGATCTTATCCCAGCAGCTTTTGAAAACAATCCCGTTCTTGCAAAACTTGAAAATCAGCTTCTGGAATTAGAGGTGGAAGCTAAGCTGATCAAAGCTGCAGACTATCCCATGGTCAAAGGCTCGGCTAGTCTGGGAACTACGTATTTCAATGCTTTTAAGGTGCCCAATGAACGCCTATTTTTTGTTCAGACCAAAGATAATTTTGCGCAGCAAATTGCTGTAGCGGTCACGGTTCCCATTTTTAATAAAGGGAAGACGAAGCGGCAGTTGCAGCAGCTGAATTTGCGTAAAAAGGAAATTGGACTGTTGGGGGATCATGAAAAACAGCAACAGGTACAGATCTTAGAAAAGTTGCAGCTCGACTGGATAGAGAGTAAGCAGCAATATGAGATCTCGACCGAAGCATTTGCTGCAACACAGGAATCATTGGCGTATTCTAAACTGAGTTTTATGGCTGGTAAAGCGTCCATTTACGATATTAATACGAGTAAAAATAATCTCATCAAATCCGAATCCGAAATGATACGAGCCCGATATAATTCGCTATTTAGCCTTTTGATGCTGCATTATCAGGTATCGGGCGATATTAAATTTTCTAATCATATACATTAA
- a CDS encoding peptidase domain-containing ABC transporter → MKKSPVRIKQHDIRDCGAACLASVASYYGLDIPIAKIRQYCHTDTRGTNVLGMIQGLQELGFTAKGVKGSIDAIPQIPLPAIAHVVLNGQLQHYVVIYKVHKNQITVMDPGPGKVQQYSMEEFQKIWTGVLILLEPNEYFKQRNEKKGVYNRFWNLIQPHKSIILQALVGAVIYTLLGLSSSFYIQKITDYVLVDGNVRLLNLLSVAMLVILLFQLIIGTLKSVMVLQTGQRIDRYLILGYYQHLLRLPQRFFDTMKVGEIISRVNDAVKIRAFINDVAIQAVVNVLIVIFSFALMFSYFWKLALIILLVIPLYFFVYWLTNKLNKKVERRLMEEGAELESHLVESLNAVKTIKQFGMETYFNSGTDQKFSHLLKTIYSSVLNGLFSATSSEFLSRLFTIILLWAGSYYVIDRTITPGELLSFYALIGYLTGPVSQLIGMNKTLQNALIAADRLFEIMDLEREESEGKLDLASSQVGDIVFENIRFSYGSRVEVFKDFSCRFEKGKMTAIIGESGSGKTTLGALIQQLYPVQSGKIHIGQYDLSYISKQSLRERIAVVPQQIDLFSGNVVDNIAVGEQVPDFQRMMDVVKELDMMSFIEKLPAGFETYLGENGSMLSGGQRQRIAIARALYRDPDILILDEATSALDTETELIIQRAFDRFRDDGKTMLVIAHRLSTIAGADTIMVMKEGQIIEQGSHEELLLSESAYRQMWKKQSVILD, encoded by the coding sequence ATGAAAAAATCTCCAGTCCGTATTAAGCAACATGATATTCGAGATTGCGGAGCTGCTTGTCTGGCTTCCGTTGCAAGTTACTATGGATTAGATATTCCAATAGCAAAGATCAGACAATACTGTCATACCGATACGCGAGGTACAAATGTATTGGGTATGATTCAAGGATTGCAGGAATTGGGTTTTACGGCTAAAGGAGTGAAAGGTAGTATCGATGCCATTCCACAGATACCGTTGCCAGCAATCGCACATGTGGTCTTAAATGGTCAGCTACAGCATTATGTCGTGATCTATAAGGTTCATAAAAACCAGATCACGGTAATGGATCCGGGGCCCGGAAAAGTACAGCAGTACAGCATGGAGGAATTTCAGAAGATCTGGACGGGTGTATTGATCTTATTGGAACCGAATGAATATTTTAAGCAGCGCAATGAAAAAAAAGGTGTCTACAATCGGTTCTGGAACTTGATTCAGCCGCATAAGTCCATTATTTTACAGGCGCTGGTCGGTGCGGTGATTTATACCTTACTCGGTCTGTCATCTTCCTTTTATATCCAGAAAATAACAGACTATGTACTGGTGGATGGCAATGTTCGGCTGCTCAATCTGCTTTCTGTGGCTATGTTGGTGATCTTGTTATTTCAATTGATCATCGGCACGCTCAAAAGTGTGATGGTCCTGCAGACGGGACAGCGTATTGACCGCTATTTGATCTTAGGTTATTATCAGCATTTGCTCCGTCTTCCACAGCGTTTTTTTGACACGATGAAGGTGGGTGAGATTATCTCAAGAGTCAATGATGCGGTCAAGATTCGGGCATTTATCAATGATGTTGCTATTCAGGCTGTTGTCAATGTACTGATTGTGATTTTCTCATTTGCATTGATGTTTTCCTATTTCTGGAAATTGGCACTGATTATTTTATTGGTGATCCCACTTTATTTTTTTGTGTATTGGCTGACCAATAAATTAAATAAAAAGGTGGAACGTCGGCTGATGGAAGAAGGGGCTGAATTGGAATCGCATCTGGTGGAGTCGCTCAATGCGGTCAAGACCATCAAGCAGTTTGGTATGGAAACTTATTTTAACAGCGGTACGGATCAGAAGTTTAGCCATCTGTTGAAAACTATTTACTCGTCTGTATTGAATGGTCTTTTTTCGGCAACATCGAGTGAGTTTCTTTCACGCCTGTTTACCATTATCTTGCTATGGGCTGGATCTTATTATGTGATCGATCGGACGATTACCCCCGGAGAGTTACTATCCTTCTATGCACTGATCGGATATTTAACAGGTCCGGTGAGCCAGTTGATCGGGATGAATAAAACATTGCAAAATGCATTGATTGCTGCGGATCGTCTGTTTGAAATCATGGATCTGGAACGTGAAGAAAGTGAAGGTAAACTGGACTTGGCAAGCAGCCAGGTGGGTGATATTGTTTTTGAAAATATTCGTTTTTCTTACGGTTCTCGTGTTGAAGTATTCAAGGATTTCAGTTGCCGATTTGAAAAAGGAAAGATGACTGCTATCATCGGTGAAAGCGGAAGTGGGAAAACAACCTTAGGGGCTCTGATCCAACAATTGTATCCTGTCCAATCGGGAAAGATCCACATCGGTCAATATGACCTCAGTTATATCTCTAAGCAATCGCTCCGCGAGCGAATCGCAGTGGTGCCGCAACAGATCGACCTGTTCTCTGGAAATGTGGTGGACAATATTGCGGTGGGAGAGCAGGTTCCAGATTTTCAACGGATGATGGATGTTGTAAAAGAACTGGATATGATGTCCTTTATTGAGAAATTGCCTGCTGGATTTGAAACGTATCTAGGTGAAAACGGCTCTATGCTTTCTGGTGGACAAAGGCAGCGTATCGCCATTGCTCGTGCACTATACCGCGATCCTGATATCTTGATCCTGGATGAAGCGACCTCGGCATTGGATACCGAAACAGAATTGATCATTCAGCGTGCTTTCGACCGATTTCGGGATGATGGAAAGACGATGTTGGTCATCGCTCATCGCTTGAGTACCATAGCTGGTGCGGACACGATTATGGTCATGAAAGAAGGGCAGATAATCGAACAGGGGAGTCATGAGGAACTATTGCTGAGCGAATCTGCTTATAGACAGATGTGGAAAAAACAATCGGTTATACTGGACTAA